A single Leptospira kirschneri serovar Cynopteri str. 3522 CT DNA region contains:
- a CDS encoding LA_1448 family UV-C exposure upregulated protein has product MYSRKFFFFVLLLFVFQCSPPKKEITESDLKRVLERVSIARINANLKTSSEKSPSGDLTFFLEACSVYRLDPDSVLRSLKQKNPALHEALIKEYEK; this is encoded by the coding sequence GTGTATTCACGAAAATTTTTCTTCTTTGTACTTCTTCTTTTTGTATTTCAATGCAGTCCCCCTAAAAAAGAAATCACAGAAAGTGATTTAAAAAGGGTTTTAGAAAGAGTAAGCATTGCAAGAATCAATGCTAATCTCAAGACCTCTTCCGAAAAATCTCCGTCCGGAGATTTAACCTTTTTTTTGGAAGCTTGTTCTGTATATCGATTGGATCCAGATAGTGTACTCAGGAGTCTGAAACAAAAAAATCCCGCTCTACACGAAGCGTTGATCAAAGAATATGAAAAATAA
- a CDS encoding S41 family peptidase — MKNKERMIWIGIVSFLSFALIFPIETVKGISKTGESYLQIFHEVLSTIHSDYVESVDEEKLYQGAIRGLLSSLGDPHSRFMDKDDFSQLQEETRGSFGGLGMEVSFADGAIVVISPIEDTPAMKAGILPQDRIIEIDGKNTHDLSLSDSIKLMRGKVGTSVSIKLERKNQKEPMVLTLVREMIKIRYVRSSFLEKEKLGYIKLNQFMGKENTLSEFKRELNSLKEKGAEGLILDLRMNPGGLLDLAIALSDLFLKPDLDIVSVKGRGGELVRVFRSTAANDKFTNLPLVVLINEGSASASEIFAGAMQDHGRGKILGTVSFGKGSVQNIYSLSHNTGIALTIQKYYTPSGKSIHGKGIQPDVIVRPIEPTEDDRFYIRKMAEKKMLETFLLKNPNYSESNFVLFEKYLSEKGIKLSADVARFLYKSKTRQEGENSILDLELDPQLRKAIEILSLNKDGEKKS; from the coding sequence ATGAAAAATAAAGAAAGAATGATCTGGATTGGAATTGTTTCCTTTCTCAGCTTTGCACTGATCTTTCCGATAGAAACCGTAAAAGGAATTTCTAAAACCGGAGAATCTTATCTACAAATTTTCCACGAAGTATTGTCCACTATTCATTCCGACTATGTAGAATCCGTAGACGAGGAAAAACTTTATCAAGGAGCCATCCGAGGACTTCTTTCTTCTTTGGGAGATCCACATTCTCGTTTTATGGACAAGGATGATTTTTCACAACTTCAAGAGGAAACCAGGGGTAGTTTTGGCGGATTGGGAATGGAGGTTTCTTTTGCGGATGGTGCGATTGTAGTCATTTCTCCTATTGAAGACACACCCGCGATGAAGGCTGGAATTTTACCTCAGGATAGAATTATAGAAATAGACGGGAAAAACACACATGACCTTTCTCTTTCCGATTCTATCAAACTGATGCGTGGTAAGGTAGGCACTTCCGTTTCTATCAAACTGGAAAGAAAGAACCAAAAGGAACCTATGGTTCTCACCTTAGTCAGAGAGATGATCAAAATTCGTTATGTAAGATCTTCTTTTTTGGAAAAAGAAAAACTAGGTTATATCAAACTCAATCAGTTTATGGGAAAGGAGAATACACTTTCCGAATTTAAAAGGGAATTAAATTCGCTCAAAGAAAAAGGAGCCGAAGGATTGATTTTAGATCTGAGAATGAACCCAGGCGGACTTTTAGATCTTGCGATTGCACTTTCGGACTTATTCTTAAAACCGGATTTAGACATCGTGTCCGTAAAAGGAAGAGGGGGAGAACTTGTTCGGGTTTTCCGTTCCACTGCGGCAAATGATAAGTTCACCAATTTACCGTTAGTTGTACTGATCAACGAAGGGTCTGCTAGCGCCTCCGAAATTTTTGCAGGAGCGATGCAGGATCACGGGAGAGGAAAAATTTTAGGAACGGTTTCTTTCGGAAAAGGTTCGGTTCAAAATATCTATTCACTATCGCATAACACTGGTATTGCGCTCACGATACAAAAATATTATACTCCGAGCGGAAAGTCGATTCACGGAAAAGGAATTCAACCGGACGTGATTGTAAGGCCAATCGAACCCACCGAAGACGATCGTTTTTATATTCGTAAGATGGCCGAAAAGAAAATGTTAGAGACATTCCTTTTAAAAAATCCGAATTATTCCGAATCCAACTTTGTCCTTTTTGAAAAATATCTTTCTGAAAAAGGAATCAAACTTTCCGCGGACGTAGCCAGATTTTTATATAAAAGTAAAACTCGTCAAGAAGGGGAAAATTCGATTTTGGATTTGGAGCTGGATCCACAACTTCGTAAGGCGATCGAAATTTTAAGTCTTAACAAAGACGGAGAAAAAAAATCTTAA
- the tsaD gene encoding tRNA (adenosine(37)-N6)-threonylcarbamoyltransferase complex transferase subunit TsaD gives MIGMGIETSCDETSIGIVRDGKDLLSLKIFSQIDLHKPYGGIVPEIASRAHLEKINFLLEEAMEESGIQFEDLSYVAVTSSPGLTGSLMVGAQMARCIHMVYGIPILPVCHLQSHFAVLHLEGVPTKFPVLGLLLSGGNSAIYILHEFGRMELVGDTMDDALGEAFDKVAGLLELPYPGGPHIEVKAKEYEPSSNEKPVLPPLLRNLPQEEVSFSFSGLKTAVMVLLEKQKELSKERICWNFQNSAFDLVERNLKRAVAKTGIKRIFAAGGVLANSTLQNRLYAWAEKNSVELFAPKKKIYCTDNGAMVASLGYYLFQKGYQRDIDFTVSPSRQEIFS, from the coding sequence ATGATCGGAATGGGAATCGAGACCAGTTGCGATGAAACATCGATTGGGATTGTGCGTGATGGTAAGGATTTACTAAGTCTTAAAATTTTCAGTCAGATCGATTTGCATAAACCCTACGGAGGAATTGTTCCGGAAATCGCTTCTAGGGCTCATTTAGAAAAAATCAATTTTTTACTCGAAGAAGCGATGGAAGAATCCGGGATTCAATTTGAAGATCTTTCATACGTCGCTGTGACTTCTTCTCCTGGTTTGACAGGTTCTTTGATGGTAGGAGCCCAGATGGCTCGTTGTATTCATATGGTATACGGAATTCCGATCCTACCTGTATGCCATCTTCAGTCTCATTTTGCTGTATTACATTTGGAGGGAGTTCCCACAAAATTTCCGGTTTTAGGACTTTTACTTTCCGGAGGGAATTCGGCCATTTACATCTTACATGAGTTTGGTAGAATGGAACTGGTAGGAGATACGATGGACGACGCCCTTGGAGAAGCCTTTGATAAGGTGGCAGGCCTTTTAGAACTTCCTTATCCGGGTGGACCTCATATAGAAGTGAAAGCGAAAGAATACGAACCATCTTCAAATGAAAAACCGGTTCTTCCGCCACTTTTACGGAATCTTCCACAAGAAGAGGTATCTTTTTCTTTTAGCGGACTTAAAACCGCGGTGATGGTATTGTTGGAAAAACAAAAAGAACTTTCAAAGGAAAGAATTTGTTGGAATTTTCAGAATTCTGCATTTGATCTCGTGGAAAGAAATCTTAAACGGGCGGTTGCAAAAACCGGGATCAAACGTATTTTTGCCGCTGGGGGGGTACTTGCAAATTCCACTCTTCAGAATCGGTTGTATGCCTGGGCCGAAAAAAATTCTGTGGAACTTTTTGCTCCCAAGAAAAAAATTTATTGTACTGATAACGGTGCAATGGTAGCGTCGTTGGGATACTATTTGTTTCAAAAAGGTTATCAAAGAGATATTGATTTTACGGTCAGTCCATCCAGACAGGAGATTTTTTCATGA
- the pssA gene encoding CDP-diacylglycerol--serine O-phosphatidyltransferase, whose product MKLKLSWVPNTLTLGNLTMGFSAMLVASEAGSRNGNELQAYTLAGFFILLAALCDGLDGMAARALHATSEIGADLDSLADLTAFGIAPGYLMYQMVLCEYKIDVFGKEDLFPIGMLIAAVFPICAAYRLARFNVAHDPKSFTGLPSPVAGVTVGFFPIFLNANSAPHWITIAAFVLIAVLMVSNIRYSKPQVAIRSKLSPTRLFLLIAGIGILLALIGLKRWPWLIYGLIFFYIFSGIMTFLIHLIQEFRVKLD is encoded by the coding sequence ATGAAACTCAAACTTAGTTGGGTTCCTAATACTCTTACGCTCGGAAATCTCACGATGGGATTCAGTGCGATGCTCGTAGCGTCGGAAGCAGGGTCCAGAAACGGAAACGAATTGCAGGCCTATACACTTGCAGGATTTTTTATATTACTCGCTGCGCTCTGCGATGGATTAGATGGAATGGCTGCCAGGGCCCTCCATGCGACTTCGGAAATAGGAGCCGACCTGGACAGTCTTGCGGATTTAACCGCGTTCGGAATTGCTCCCGGCTATTTGATGTATCAAATGGTCTTATGCGAATACAAAATAGACGTCTTCGGAAAGGAAGACCTTTTTCCGATCGGAATGTTAATCGCGGCAGTTTTTCCGATTTGTGCGGCATATCGACTCGCAAGATTCAACGTGGCTCACGATCCTAAGTCTTTTACGGGATTACCTTCTCCCGTTGCTGGGGTGACCGTGGGATTTTTTCCTATCTTTTTGAATGCGAACTCCGCACCTCATTGGATCACGATCGCGGCGTTTGTACTCATTGCAGTATTGATGGTCTCTAACATACGTTATTCGAAACCTCAAGTAGCGATTCGATCCAAACTCAGTCCTACTCGTTTGTTTTTACTGATTGCTGGAATTGGTATTTTACTCGCATTGATTGGACTCAAACGTTGGCCTTGGTTGATCTATGGATTGATTTTCTTTTATATTTTTTCCGGAATTATGACCTTTCTCATACATTTAATCCAAGAATTTAGAGTTAAGTTGGATTGA
- a CDS encoding LIC12298 family protein: MIIRSLQESANYQRKRSGLPGAGPNWKERTRAGESNLKSFADYLEEAFEGELVQKGAWFSDSLSELSKNNLKRI; the protein is encoded by the coding sequence ATGATCATTCGATCTCTGCAAGAATCAGCAAATTATCAGAGAAAACGTAGCGGTCTCCCTGGAGCCGGGCCGAACTGGAAAGAACGGACTCGTGCGGGAGAATCGAACCTAAAATCCTTTGCGGATTATCTGGAAGAAGCGTTCGAAGGGGAACTCGTTCAAAAAGGGGCCTGGTTTTCAGATTCTCTTTCTGAACTGAGTAAAAACAATCTGAAGCGGATTTGA
- a CDS encoding JAB domain-containing protein: MKSGGKLSEKLSPFPDPRTRIAYEAESLEDWELLAVLLGRGNRAQPIEELSREILHRSKGFAGLLQKQVSDLRKIPGVGIAKATTLLAAIEIGRRLKWEALKGKRYSSEQLLNFLATSLIPKNRECFVLITLSPEGAVLRAEVVAVGSLEEVGVQTRDLLKIILNDAASAVIIAHNHPESSSKPSKEDLWIYKNFGSLLANIGLELLDQWIFGIDGIYSCKKGKVLQARAKC; the protein is encoded by the coding sequence TTGAAGTCTGGTGGAAAACTCTCTGAAAAGTTGAGTCCTTTTCCTGATCCCAGAACAAGAATCGCATACGAAGCCGAATCCCTGGAAGACTGGGAGCTTTTAGCGGTACTTTTGGGGAGAGGGAATCGGGCCCAACCCATCGAAGAACTCAGTCGAGAAATTTTGCATCGAAGTAAAGGGTTCGCTGGGTTACTTCAGAAACAAGTCTCGGATCTTCGTAAAATTCCAGGAGTAGGAATTGCAAAGGCGACTACTTTACTTGCGGCCATAGAAATTGGAAGACGTCTTAAGTGGGAGGCTTTGAAAGGAAAACGTTATTCTTCTGAACAATTACTCAATTTTCTTGCCACCAGTTTAATTCCTAAAAACAGAGAATGTTTTGTTTTAATTACACTTTCTCCGGAAGGCGCCGTTTTAAGAGCTGAAGTTGTCGCTGTAGGTAGTTTAGAAGAAGTAGGAGTGCAGACCAGGGATCTTTTGAAGATCATTTTAAATGATGCTGCTTCTGCTGTAATTATCGCCCATAATCATCCTGAATCCAGTTCTAAACCGAGTAAAGAAGATCTTTGGATTTATAAAAATTTCGGAAGTTTGTTGGCTAATATAGGTTTGGAGCTTTTAGATCAATGGATTTTTGGAATTGACGGGATCTATTCCTGTAAGAAAGGTAAGGTTCTCCAGGCTCGAGCGAAGTGTTAA
- a CDS encoding ABC transporter permease, with amino-acid sequence MLKNLPILWVLVRRDYALQFAGSALGISWMLVQNISLILIYTIVFLFIHLKGNPESASDFIGYSFSGLLFWIPLQEYMIRGTSILTENRQLIKRSPLGPEIFLWIPYIQMLIHFTVTAIPVLIVLSILGELNLVLFPISIFIMFAVGYLLSFIQGYLARANVILRDITPLIRLISQFFFWSLPILYVSSGFLYSINVWNPLNFPLELFRFCLLNDFVSVFHWKEFIPSLILFPLIGILSRSKFHSVILDHL; translated from the coding sequence GTGTTAAAAAATTTACCGATTCTTTGGGTTTTAGTAAGGAGGGATTACGCCTTACAATTTGCGGGAAGTGCTCTTGGGATTTCTTGGATGCTCGTTCAAAATATTTCTCTAATTTTGATTTACACAATCGTATTTTTATTCATTCATCTCAAAGGAAATCCGGAGTCTGCTTCCGATTTTATAGGATACTCTTTCAGCGGACTTTTGTTTTGGATTCCTCTGCAGGAATATATGATTCGAGGTACTTCGATTCTTACGGAAAATCGACAGTTGATAAAAAGATCTCCTTTGGGTCCGGAGATTTTTCTTTGGATTCCTTATATTCAAATGCTCATACATTTTACCGTGACAGCGATTCCAGTTCTAATCGTGTTGAGTATTTTAGGAGAATTGAATCTAGTTCTATTTCCTATTTCGATTTTTATAATGTTCGCAGTAGGATATTTACTTTCTTTTATCCAAGGATATTTGGCCAGGGCGAACGTGATTTTAAGGGATATTACTCCTCTCATTCGTCTTATTTCTCAGTTCTTTTTTTGGTCCTTGCCGATTTTGTATGTCTCTTCCGGTTTTTTATATTCGATCAACGTTTGGAATCCTCTTAATTTTCCGTTGGAGCTGTTTCGATTTTGTTTATTAAACGACTTTGTTTCGGTTTTTCATTGGAAAGAATTTATCCCTTCCTTGATTCTATTTCCTTTGATCGGAATTTTGAGTCGTTCTAAATTTCATTCTGTCATTTTGGACCATCTTTGA
- a CDS encoding ABC transporter ATP-binding protein, producing MSLKVENLNKVYFGFSGPFQRILNVLSLGFLGNDVKYDALKNVSFEVFSGEIVGLIGRNGAGKSTLLKVLTGVSSYSSGKILKTGSIRSILELGVGFNPELSGEENLYYNGLVWGLNPNEIRSSMDEIFEFSGLTEFKNIPIKQYSSGMVMRLGFALATFSRPDILIVDEALAVGDASFQQKCLRRFRSFQEQGTMTLIVSHDLELLKSVCSRVLILEKGKLVFNGDPVKGFREYMQIIASSGTEQETIFPVQKDSIVESLSVDLDLVGLYLKNSSPQDIQQVPGRINRSGAEEDLKYKVRANSKIFPVGCEVEISIHVIFKNEIPDLTVGFHIDDSRGIRVFGTNTFHLGNSLKNIRAGESVTAKFRLPLNFSAGKYSLGIALHEGDNHVGNNYLWKDGILSFELERLDLPKFEGVVWLPVESNLQKDAFD from the coding sequence TTGAGTTTAAAAGTAGAAAATTTAAATAAGGTTTACTTTGGATTTAGCGGACCTTTTCAAAGAATTTTGAATGTTTTATCTCTTGGTTTTTTGGGAAATGACGTCAAATACGACGCCCTTAAAAACGTAAGTTTTGAGGTTTTTTCGGGTGAGATTGTTGGTTTGATCGGCAGAAATGGCGCTGGGAAATCCACACTTTTAAAAGTTCTTACCGGAGTTTCTTCCTATTCGTCCGGAAAAATTTTAAAAACCGGTTCTATTCGTTCTATCTTAGAATTGGGAGTTGGTTTTAACCCGGAACTTTCCGGAGAGGAAAATTTATACTACAACGGTCTTGTCTGGGGACTCAATCCGAACGAAATCCGGTCTTCTATGGACGAAATTTTTGAATTCTCCGGTCTAACAGAATTTAAGAATATTCCAATTAAACAATATTCTTCCGGAATGGTGATGCGTCTTGGTTTTGCACTTGCTACTTTTTCAAGGCCCGACATTCTCATAGTGGACGAGGCTTTGGCGGTAGGAGACGCAAGTTTTCAACAAAAATGTCTGAGACGTTTTCGTTCTTTCCAAGAACAAGGAACTATGACTTTAATCGTAAGTCATGATCTTGAACTTTTAAAATCGGTATGTTCTAGGGTTTTGATTTTAGAAAAAGGGAAATTGGTTTTTAACGGTGATCCTGTAAAAGGTTTTCGGGAATATATGCAAATTATTGCAAGTTCTGGAACCGAACAAGAAACGATTTTTCCGGTTCAAAAAGATTCGATTGTGGAAAGTCTTTCCGTGGATTTAGATCTTGTAGGACTTTATTTAAAAAATTCATCACCACAAGATATACAACAGGTTCCAGGCAGAATTAATCGAAGTGGTGCAGAAGAGGATTTAAAATACAAGGTTCGGGCGAATTCAAAAATTTTTCCGGTAGGTTGTGAGGTAGAGATTTCAATTCATGTAATATTCAAAAATGAGATTCCAGATCTTACGGTAGGTTTTCATATAGACGATTCCCGCGGAATTCGCGTTTTTGGAACAAACACGTTTCATCTCGGAAATTCTCTAAAAAACATCCGAGCTGGGGAATCCGTTACGGCGAAATTCCGACTTCCTTTGAATTTCTCTGCCGGTAAATATTCTTTGGGGATTGCGTTACACGAAGGTGATAATCACGTAGGAAATAATTATCTTTGGAAAGATGGAATTCTTTCCTTTGAGCTGGAGCGTTTAGATCTTCCTAAATTTGAAGGAGTCGTTTGGCTTCCAGTGGAAAGTAATCTTCAAAAAGACGCTTTTGATTGA
- a CDS encoding UDP-glucose dehydrogenase family protein → MKVCVIGSGYVGLVAGACFAEYGNQVICVDKDETKIVNLKKGIIPIYEPGLSELVLNNWKEKRLEFTVSLKEGVEKSDIIFIAVGTPTLLDGSSDLSAVFAVAKEIGKSINGYKVIVDKSTVPVGTAAKVKAIIANETKEEFDVVSNPEFLKEGAAIEDFMRPERVVIGSETQKAGDLIAQLYAPFVLNGNPILRMGVVSAELTKYACNAFLATKISFANEIANLCEVVGGNYEDVRKGMGTDSRIGRQFLYAGIGYGGSCFPKDVRALIKTSEDEGAPLQIIRKVEEVNESQKLRLYEKIIKFYGESGLSGKTFAVWGLSFKPGTDDMREAPSIPLLLKLHDKNVKLQVYDPVSKETSSIYFEGKVEYFADAYSALKGADALLLLTEWREFREPDFSKIKGLLKNKVIFDGRNQYSPELMKKEGFQYFSIGKPNV, encoded by the coding sequence ATGAAAGTTTGTGTGATTGGAAGCGGTTATGTAGGTCTTGTCGCGGGTGCTTGTTTTGCGGAATATGGAAATCAAGTGATTTGTGTAGATAAGGACGAAACTAAAATTGTAAATCTTAAAAAAGGAATCATTCCTATTTATGAACCGGGACTTTCCGAACTCGTTTTGAACAACTGGAAAGAAAAAAGATTAGAGTTTACAGTTTCTCTCAAAGAAGGGGTGGAAAAGTCGGATATTATTTTTATCGCTGTGGGAACTCCCACTTTACTGGACGGTTCTTCTGACCTTTCTGCTGTTTTTGCAGTAGCGAAGGAAATCGGTAAGTCCATCAACGGATATAAGGTAATCGTTGATAAGTCTACGGTTCCGGTCGGAACTGCGGCCAAAGTCAAAGCCATCATTGCAAACGAAACTAAAGAAGAATTCGACGTGGTTTCCAATCCAGAATTTTTAAAGGAAGGCGCAGCGATTGAGGATTTCATGCGTCCTGAAAGAGTTGTGATCGGTTCTGAAACTCAAAAAGCGGGGGATTTAATCGCGCAACTGTACGCTCCTTTTGTCTTAAACGGAAATCCTATTTTGAGAATGGGAGTGGTTTCAGCTGAACTTACAAAATATGCGTGTAACGCGTTTCTTGCGACTAAAATTTCTTTTGCAAATGAAATCGCTAATCTTTGTGAAGTCGTAGGTGGAAATTACGAAGACGTTCGTAAGGGTATGGGAACCGATTCTAGAATTGGCAGACAGTTTTTATACGCAGGAATTGGATATGGAGGTTCTTGTTTCCCTAAAGACGTTCGTGCATTGATTAAAACTTCCGAAGATGAAGGCGCTCCCCTTCAGATCATTCGTAAAGTGGAAGAGGTCAACGAATCTCAGAAGCTTAGACTCTATGAGAAAATTATAAAGTTTTACGGAGAATCTGGGCTTTCTGGAAAGACGTTTGCGGTTTGGGGACTTTCTTTTAAACCGGGAACAGACGATATGAGGGAGGCTCCGTCAATTCCTCTACTTTTAAAATTACATGATAAAAACGTAAAGTTACAGGTTTATGATCCGGTTTCTAAAGAAACGTCTTCTATTTATTTTGAAGGAAAAGTTGAATATTTTGCGGACGCTTATTCTGCTTTGAAGGGTGCGGATGCTCTTTTACTTTTAACTGAATGGAGGGAATTTAGAGAGCCCGATTTTTCAAAGATCAAAGGTCTTTTAAAAAATAAGGTTATCTTTGACGGTAGAAATCAATATTCTCCAGAGCTGATGAAAAAAGAAGGTTTTCAATACTTCTCTATCGGTAAACCTAACGTTTGA
- a CDS encoding 5-(carboxyamino)imidazole ribonucleotide synthase produces the protein MLLPGSRLGVMGSGQLARMFCLEAVSFGYEVSVYSPEKNSPAAGAGAKEYVSSYEDKKALTFFLENIDALTFEFENIPEIALTTIENFSKRTGLIVRPSPNCIRISQNRWEEKTYFQKAEIPTVKFYPVLTEEEKKSVLSKTNFPCILKTNTMGYDGRGQVRCKTEQELSSALSNLDKLDHIVEEFFQFTSEASVIMARFEDGKILNFRPSKNVHKNHILDLTFYPGNFPDNIETKLVNYAKKLAETINYVGVFGIEFFIKGEEILCNEFAPRPHNSGHFSQNSGTISQFSLQLRTLCNLPSPEIIPANPVSMKNILGEDYKPESNLWKQTLENPYYHLHLYGKSEIKNGRKMGHWNYSGPDTESAFLNWD, from the coding sequence ATGCTTCTTCCTGGCTCCAGGCTCGGAGTGATGGGATCGGGGCAACTCGCAAGAATGTTTTGTTTAGAAGCGGTTTCTTTCGGTTACGAAGTTTCCGTTTATTCTCCCGAAAAAAATTCTCCAGCCGCCGGAGCAGGAGCTAAGGAATACGTATCCTCTTACGAAGACAAAAAAGCTCTGACTTTTTTTTTGGAAAATATAGATGCACTTACATTCGAATTTGAGAATATTCCAGAAATTGCACTTACTACGATAGAAAATTTTTCTAAACGAACCGGACTGATAGTCAGGCCTTCTCCGAACTGCATTCGAATTTCACAAAATCGTTGGGAGGAAAAAACCTACTTTCAAAAAGCGGAAATTCCTACTGTGAAATTTTATCCGGTTTTGACGGAAGAAGAGAAAAAATCAGTTCTTTCTAAAACTAATTTTCCCTGTATTTTAAAAACGAATACGATGGGTTACGACGGTAGAGGACAGGTTCGGTGTAAAACCGAGCAAGAACTATCTTCCGCACTTTCCAACCTCGACAAACTGGATCATATCGTGGAAGAATTTTTTCAATTTACTTCGGAAGCCTCCGTCATCATGGCCAGATTTGAAGACGGCAAAATCTTAAATTTTAGACCTTCTAAAAATGTTCATAAAAATCATATCTTGGACCTTACGTTTTATCCCGGAAATTTCCCCGATAACATAGAAACTAAACTTGTAAACTATGCAAAAAAATTGGCAGAAACGATCAACTACGTTGGGGTTTTTGGGATAGAATTTTTCATCAAAGGGGAAGAAATTTTATGCAACGAATTTGCACCTAGACCGCATAACTCAGGGCATTTCAGTCAAAACTCTGGTACAATTTCTCAATTTTCTCTTCAGCTGAGAACTCTTTGTAACTTACCTTCTCCAGAAATAATTCCGGCCAATCCCGTATCGATGAAGAATATTTTAGGAGAAGATTATAAACCTGAATCTAATCTCTGGAAGCAAACATTAGAAAATCCTTATTATCATCTTCATCTTTATGGCAAATCAGAAATTAAAAACGGAAGAAAGATGGGGCACTGGAATTATTCCGGCCCAGACACGGAATCAGCTTTTTTAAACTGGGATTAA
- the purE gene encoding 5-(carboxyamino)imidazole ribonucleotide mutase, with protein MNTKVAIIMGSHSDWETMKEAEIILKEFGVSIHKEIVSAHRSPELMLEFSKSAKEKGYSVIIAGAGGAAHLPGMVASMTTLPVLGVPVQSKTLNGLDSLLSIVQMPGGVPVGTLAIGTAGAKNAGLLAVRILALQDPILSEKLERYRNQIREDALSKNKDLL; from the coding sequence TTGAACACAAAAGTTGCAATCATTATGGGAAGCCATTCCGATTGGGAAACGATGAAAGAAGCGGAGATCATTCTTAAAGAATTTGGCGTTTCCATTCATAAAGAAATCGTTTCTGCACATAGATCTCCTGAACTTATGTTAGAATTTTCTAAATCTGCAAAGGAAAAAGGTTACTCCGTAATCATCGCAGGAGCAGGAGGTGCTGCTCATCTCCCTGGAATGGTTGCATCGATGACAACTCTTCCAGTTTTAGGAGTTCCAGTACAAAGTAAAACTTTAAACGGATTAGATAGTCTATTATCCATCGTTCAAATGCCAGGAGGAGTTCCAGTAGGAACCCTTGCAATCGGAACCGCAGGCGCCAAAAACGCTGGTCTGTTAGCAGTCAGAATTCTTGCACTTCAAGATCCTATACTTTCCGAAAAATTAGAACGGTATCGTAATCAAATTCGAGAAGACGCACTTTCCAAAAACAAGGATTTATTGTGA